The following proteins are encoded in a genomic region of Desulfosporosinus youngiae DSM 17734:
- a CDS encoding HD domain-containing phosphohydrolase — MSLFAYNTPRIMIIDDTPHNLKLLEKLLGAKGYLISAFLDGAIALKAAAVKPPDLVLLDINMPGLNGFEVCARFKADKTLESIPIIFLSALNEVSDKIKAFQFGGVDYITKPFQIEEIHARVKTHIQIRELQKSLALHNNNLQGLLNEQLKEIFATKEALYKTQLATILAFSKLAEVRDDETGQHIERTRVFCRMLTEQLRDQGAGDSNLDNIFVENIYYASSLHDIGKVAIPDDILLKPGKLTAQEFEIMKTHTVIGATTLQTMLEHYPENRLIRMAVDISQSHHEKWDGSGYPQNLKGQAIPLSARIMALADVYDALTSVRRYKPAFSHKKSLDIILEGRGVHFDPDVVDAFLVLEDKFRVIKEQSA, encoded by the coding sequence ATGAGTCTTTTCGCTTACAATACTCCGCGAATTATGATTATTGATGATACCCCGCATAATTTAAAGCTCTTAGAAAAATTGCTGGGGGCAAAGGGGTATCTGATCTCAGCGTTTCTCGATGGAGCAATAGCTTTGAAAGCGGCGGCAGTGAAGCCGCCTGACTTGGTTCTTTTAGACATAAACATGCCGGGACTGAACGGATTTGAAGTGTGTGCCCGGTTTAAAGCTGATAAAACTCTCGAATCCATTCCCATAATATTCCTGAGTGCCTTAAATGAAGTCTCTGATAAGATCAAAGCTTTCCAGTTTGGAGGGGTTGATTATATTACGAAGCCCTTTCAGATTGAAGAAATTCACGCCAGGGTTAAAACCCATATTCAAATACGCGAACTTCAGAAATCCTTAGCCCTACATAATAATAATCTGCAGGGATTGCTGAATGAGCAGCTCAAGGAAATATTCGCCACGAAAGAAGCTTTATATAAAACACAGCTGGCAACTATTTTAGCCTTTTCCAAATTGGCTGAAGTAAGAGATGACGAAACAGGACAGCATATCGAACGCACCCGAGTGTTCTGCCGTATGCTTACGGAGCAGCTCCGTGACCAAGGTGCAGGTGATTCGAATCTCGATAACATCTTTGTGGAGAATATTTACTATGCTTCTTCGCTGCATGACATCGGTAAAGTTGCTATTCCTGATGATATTCTGCTTAAACCAGGTAAATTAACGGCACAGGAGTTTGAAATAATGAAAACCCATACCGTTATTGGAGCAACTACTTTACAAACAATGCTGGAGCATTACCCGGAGAATAGGTTAATAAGGATGGCAGTGGATATTTCGCAAAGCCATCATGAAAAGTGGGATGGTTCAGGTTATCCACAAAATCTGAAGGGTCAGGCAATTCCCCTGAGCGCACGGATTATGGCTTTAGCCGATGTGTATGATGCCCTGACCTCTGTGCGTCGTTATAAGCCCGCTTTTTCTCATAAAAAAAGTCTGGACATTATTTTAGAAGGCCGGGGGGTACATTTTGATCCTGATGTTGTGGATGCTTTTTTGGTCTTAGAGGATAAATTCCGAGTGATAAAGGAGCAATCAGCGTGA
- a CDS encoding amino acid ABC transporter substrate-binding protein has product MKRRWLVLLVTICAVALLGTGCGQKAPDTAQTGDQSWNKIKESGEFIVGLDDNYPPAGFRDKAGELVGVDIDLAKEAAKRLGVKAVFKPVQWDGVLLNLKNGEIDLIWNALGVTPERQQEIGFTDVYMEDRNIIVVKSGSPIKTKADLAGKTIGLQLGSTAEEAVAKDEVSSKIKEVRKFESPTVALMDLEAGRIDAVVTNEMNGRYLITTEKTSDKFYILSAEEGDFGKEPYGVGVRKEDKAFLAELNRVLDEMKADGTSAKISNQWFGSDIIK; this is encoded by the coding sequence ATGAAAAGAAGATGGTTGGTATTATTAGTAACGATCTGTGCAGTTGCTCTGCTAGGTACAGGATGCGGTCAGAAAGCTCCGGACACTGCACAAACAGGGGATCAATCCTGGAATAAGATCAAAGAAAGTGGAGAATTCATCGTTGGTTTAGACGATAATTACCCGCCCGCAGGTTTTCGTGATAAAGCTGGAGAGCTGGTTGGCGTTGATATTGACTTAGCGAAAGAGGCTGCTAAACGTCTGGGCGTAAAAGCTGTATTCAAGCCTGTTCAATGGGATGGAGTTCTGTTGAATTTGAAAAACGGTGAAATTGACCTGATCTGGAATGCCCTGGGTGTTACTCCTGAAAGGCAGCAGGAAATTGGCTTTACGGATGTTTATATGGAGGATCGGAATATTATCGTGGTTAAATCCGGTTCACCAATCAAGACCAAGGCGGATTTAGCTGGAAAAACCATTGGACTTCAATTAGGCAGCACTGCGGAAGAAGCGGTTGCTAAAGATGAGGTTTCCTCTAAGATTAAGGAAGTCAGAAAGTTTGAAAGTCCAACGGTTGCCTTGATGGATTTAGAAGCTGGCCGTATTGATGCTGTCGTAACTAACGAAATGAATGGCCGTTACTTGATTACCACAGAAAAAACTTCCGATAAGTTCTATATTTTATCAGCAGAAGAAGGGGATTTTGGTAAAGAACCTTATGGTGTTGGTGTACGCAAAGAAGATAAAGCTTTCCTTGCCGAACTTAACCGTGTTCTTGATGAAATGAAAGCCGATGGAACGTCTGCTAAAATCAGTAATCAGTGGTTTGGATCAGATATTATTAAGTAG
- a CDS encoding amino acid ABC transporter permease has protein sequence MDYVLSILPILLKGLKLSLTVYGIVIILIFPLAILAAVGKVSGPLIIKRILDLYTWIWRGTPLLLQLFFIYFGLPYFGINLPPLAAVIIAFTLNVAAYETEIIRAGIESIDKGQYEAAKALGMTYVQTMRRIIIPQTIRRVLPATCNEAILTFKDTALVAAIGMGDLLRSAKEVVTSDFKITAFFVAFVFYLIISSILLQVFTRLEKKYSIYE, from the coding sequence ATGGATTATGTTCTATCGATATTACCCATTCTATTAAAGGGGCTTAAGCTTTCCCTGACGGTTTATGGTATTGTCATTATTTTAATCTTCCCTTTAGCAATTTTGGCCGCTGTTGGTAAAGTTTCAGGCCCCTTGATTATCAAAAGGATTTTGGATTTATACACTTGGATCTGGCGAGGTACTCCACTTTTACTCCAATTGTTTTTCATATACTTTGGTTTGCCTTACTTTGGCATCAATTTACCGCCTTTGGCTGCAGTAATTATCGCTTTTACCTTAAATGTAGCAGCTTATGAAACAGAGATTATTCGGGCAGGAATTGAATCTATTGATAAAGGGCAGTATGAAGCTGCTAAGGCGTTAGGGATGACTTATGTTCAGACAATGCGTCGGATTATTATTCCTCAAACGATCAGACGGGTCTTGCCGGCTACCTGCAATGAAGCCATTCTTACCTTTAAGGATACCGCGCTGGTTGCGGCTATCGGTATGGGTGATTTACTGCGCTCAGCTAAAGAAGTAGTAACTAGTGATTTCAAGATTACTGCCTTTTTTGTCGCTTTTGTTTTCTACCTGATCATTTCTTCTATTTTGCTTCAAGTGTTTACCCGGTTAGAGAAGAAATATTCGATTTACGAATAA
- a CDS encoding amino acid ABC transporter permease translates to MDHMEYVLSILPFILSGLKLTAKVYVLTLVFALPLGLLAAIGKVKGPKPLQKILYLYTWIWRGTPLLLQLFFVFYGLPIIGIRLSPLAAATVTYALNSGAYLTEIFRGGIESIDKGQYEAAKVLGMTYPQTMRRIVIPQTVRRVLPPSCSEAINLVKETALLAVIGMPDLLRIATQIFTRDFNITPFIVAFVLYLIISSVLVKLFGTLEKKYSIYE, encoded by the coding sequence ATGGATCATATGGAGTATGTTCTGAGTATACTACCGTTTATTTTATCCGGATTAAAGCTGACGGCTAAGGTTTATGTACTTACCTTAGTATTCGCGCTGCCTCTGGGGCTTTTAGCTGCTATTGGAAAAGTAAAAGGACCAAAGCCTTTACAGAAGATCCTATATCTGTACACATGGATCTGGAGAGGCACGCCTCTGCTTCTCCAGTTGTTTTTTGTGTTTTATGGCTTGCCCATAATAGGTATCAGGCTCTCCCCTTTGGCAGCGGCGACCGTTACCTATGCTTTAAATTCCGGGGCATATTTGACGGAAATCTTCCGGGGCGGGATAGAATCCATCGACAAGGGTCAATATGAAGCTGCCAAAGTTTTGGGGATGACATACCCTCAAACCATGCGCCGGATCGTCATTCCTCAAACCGTGAGACGGGTTTTGCCTCCTTCTTGCAGTGAGGCTATTAATTTAGTTAAGGAAACTGCTCTTCTGGCAGTTATAGGGATGCCAGACTTATTGCGTATTGCAACCCAAATTTTCACCAGGGATTTTAATATTACTCCATTTATTGTGGCCTTTGTTCTGTACCTAATTATCTCTTCTGTTCTTGTCAAACTTTTTGGCACATTAGAGAAGAAATATTCGATATATGAATAG
- a CDS encoding amino acid ABC transporter ATP-binding protein: MTMIRMSNIHKYFGRLHVLKGVSLEVNKGEIISIIGPSGSGKSTLLRCMNQLERIDQGSIEIEGVIVEAAGDTGVKVTASHPEVRATYRKMGMVFQGFNLFPHMTALGNVIEAPMLVNKMAKDDAVQIAEKQLAKVGLLEKKDAYPSKLSGGQKQRVAIARALAMNPDIMLFDEPTSALDPELIGEVLSVIKNLAQEHMTMLIVTHEMGFAKEISDRVIFMDDGKILEDSSPKEFFDNPRHPRIKTFLEKML; this comes from the coding sequence ATGACAATGATACGTATGAGTAATATTCATAAATATTTTGGCCGGCTCCATGTTCTGAAGGGAGTATCATTAGAGGTTAATAAAGGGGAGATTATTTCGATTATCGGGCCGAGCGGTTCCGGAAAAAGCACGTTGCTTCGCTGTATGAATCAATTGGAACGAATTGATCAGGGGAGTATTGAGATTGAAGGGGTAATAGTAGAGGCGGCAGGAGATACAGGAGTAAAGGTGACTGCATCTCATCCGGAGGTGCGGGCTACTTACCGGAAAATGGGTATGGTGTTCCAGGGCTTTAATCTTTTTCCGCATATGACTGCTTTAGGCAATGTCATAGAAGCACCGATGCTTGTCAATAAAATGGCCAAAGATGATGCAGTACAAATTGCCGAGAAGCAATTGGCAAAGGTGGGTTTATTGGAGAAAAAAGATGCCTATCCTTCAAAACTATCCGGCGGACAAAAGCAGCGGGTGGCCATTGCCCGGGCCTTGGCCATGAACCCTGATATTATGCTTTTTGATGAACCAACCTCAGCTTTAGATCCGGAGTTAATCGGAGAAGTGCTGAGTGTCATCAAGAACCTGGCTCAAGAGCATATGACAATGTTAATAGTGACTCATGAAATGGGATTTGCCAAGGAAATTTCCGACCGGGTGATTTTCATGGATGATGGAAAAATTCTTGAAGACAGCAGCCCTAAGGAATTTTTTGATAATCCCCGTCACCCCAGGATTAAAACG